The following nucleotide sequence is from Anopheles stephensi strain Indian chromosome 3, UCI_ANSTEP_V1.0, whole genome shotgun sequence.
ACTCGCAAAACATCTGTTGTGGGCTAGTTATTTTATTGCTGGAAATTGTGGAAGCATTATTTACATTACGACCATATCGATCTATCGGTCAATCAGCGCTTTACATCGAAATGAAAGTTGTTCTCACTTGCCTATTTAAATTGCTTCCTTAGACACACATTCAAACTTCCATGGGAATGGCGTTCTAAATAGCTAAACTAATGCTAATATATTTTCTATTCCTTCCTTTCCCATTGCAGGATATTCGCGAGCGAAGCGACATTCAGGCACGGgcgaaaaagttttccaccgacGAATCGAAAAAGTTGGACAATCGGCGACTGAATCGATACCGGGACGTGCTACCGTACGATCATTCCCGGGTAGCCCTGAAGCGTGGCGAAGGTGACTACATTAACGCGAACCTGGTGAAGGTAGGCACACGCTGAtcacactctctcgctctgtgcTTGTGGAGTACTTCCATTAATGTACTGCTTTCTTCGCTAGATGGAACGGGCTGGACGGAAGTACATTCTCTGCCAGGGACCGCTGCCGCTAACGGTGGGCCACTTTTGGGTGATGGTGTGGGAGCACGATTCGCGCGCCATTCTAATGCTGAACAAGCTGATCGAACAAACGACCGTCAAGTGTCACCAGTACTGGCCGGCAAAGATCGGCGAACAGCATCGGCTCGAGCTGACCGATGTGCAGCTCTCGGTGGTGCATCTGAAGTGTGTGGAGTATAAGAATTTCTGCAAAAGAACGTTCAGGTATGGCTGTCGTTGATGGTGGAGTGTTCGTATGAGGCGTGTTATCCATTTTAAACTTCCCTCTCCCACAGACTGACGGACATGGAGACGGGCAAAAGTCGTGAAGTGATACAGTTTCACTACACGACTTGGCCGGACTTTGGCATCCCCAGCTCGCCGGTAGCATTCCTACAATTTCTGAAGGAAGTGCGCGACTCCGGAACGCTCGATCGTGACGTTGGCCCACCGATAATCCACTGCAGTGCTGGTATCGGGCGTTCCGGAACGTTCTGCTTGGTGGACTGCTGTCTGGTGCTGGTAGGACGATACACCGTGCACTGTCAGAAGTGTTGTGGTggctaatgtttttttttgttttcctcgaTCATCAGGTCGATAAGGAAGGAGAGGATCGGGTATCGGTCCAGGATGTGCTGCTCGAGTTGCGACAGTACCGTATGGGACTGATTCAAACTCCGGATCAACTGTACTTCTCGTACCAGGCCATCATCGAGGGCATGAAGCGTATGAATAACTCCGTAAGTTGAGATTCCACTACCACCTCGCCAAGGACTTCGCATTGGTGCAACACATTTAAAATGCTCTTTTTGGTGTGCTCTTCCCACAGTCGTTCGAGGAGTTTGAAGAGCTGTCGGTGGTGTCCTCGTCCAGCCAGCAGAACAGCGATCAGGAGGATAACGAGGATACGCCACCGCCACTACCGCCCCCTCGCACCCATTCGCTCACGTCCAAACCGTTGCCGGTCATACCGACGAGCGAGAGCGTGCACGAGGAGTTCCTGCTCGGCAGCAGTAACGGGGGCGACCGCGACAAGGTCAACAACCTGGTCAATCTGGAAAAGAGCAAGCAATTTGAGATGGGTGACgaaaaccaccatcatcacaacAATCACCATCATAAGCGAAATGACAGCggcaacaaccaccacaacaaccaccatcaccatccgtACAGCAACCGGCCATTGCCACCGATCGTGCGGGACAGTTCGCTGTACAAGGTGAACGAGCTGGAtagcgatggtggtggtggtggtggtaacgACGGGGATggaagcagcggcagcgatGGCAGCGATTCCAACGCGATGAGCAGCGAGGATGAGCTGATCGAGGAGAACGATAGCGATATCGGGGAGGCGGAAGACGATGAGGAAGACGAGCTGAAGAACCGCGGCGCCATTGGCCGAGACGTTCCGTCCGATAACAGTGATAACATTAAAAGCTCCCTGCTGGAtgaaagcagcagcacgacaacgggaacgacgacgacaacgaccacATCCACGAGCGGCGGTGGCACTTCGACGGGCATCTCCAGCTCGACCTCGGTATCTACCAGCTCGTCCACCACGGCCAGTGCGATCGGTTCGAACAGTTCGACGCTGGAGTCGAAGCGGGGTGGTGTGGACTCGAAATCGAGCGAGCAGCAGGCGTTCAATGCGAACTCGAGCCTACCACCGTTGCCGAACGGTGCGCTGGACGATGGTGACGATCCGATCTCCAGCCCGGAGCGAGAATTGTAAGTAAACAAAATGATGGAGACAGGCGTTTATTGATCACGCTACAAATTGTTCATTATAATCGTGTCGCCATGTATTCATTCTGAAACCGCTTCCCCTTCCTGTTTAGGTCGCCGAACGCCGAACTGCGGCGCCGCAAGCGCATCGAGCGCATGTCCGCGATGGAGGAGAAGATACGCGAGATCAAGCGCAAGCGGAAAGAGGTGGAAAGCAAGGGATCGCCGAAAAAGCGCAGGTTATTACTGTTttccattgcagccggtgttTGTTTCAGCGTTCTGTGCGTATATCTTTACACCAAGCAGATGTAAACTGCTGGCGCCTGATTTGATGCAGGCTTGAGACGATGCAACAATGATGCTGTTGGTGAGAATTGTAGCAGGGCACTAAATCGGTGAGAGCtaaaagcaacagaaaaaaaaacaacattaagcAGTGTACTAATAGGCCAAGGAAAAATCATTCCTACATGTCAGGCGGTGGCGGCAGCAGAACGAATCAAAATGTCTTACAAAGCTGATATCCAGCTCCTTCACAAAAAGAAACCGCATTAAACGCGCGCGTAACTTTTGATAGCAGCGTGGATCGGTTCGATTATACATACCGATTATACGTACGACGATCATCATCCATCCCACTCGTATTCGGGGTACATACATGACGGTGAGATAATGTTAAAGTGGTGTGATTTTGAACCGTTTATTCCGATGTTTCCCCAGGGGTGAATTTGGACAATTATTTTGTCCTgcaatcattttttttaactgagGTTTACATAGCAGCAGTTCTGGGAtgtgtttgattatttttccttcactcTTCCACTACATACGGGAACTGTGGAACGACCGCAAAAAATCTATAACGAATAATAACGCTTGCAAAACTACTGCATTCCTTCGAGAATGTCGCTCTGCGCGGATCTTATGATCGATCGAGTTTTGGGAGATTTCGCACACCTTATTTATTCACACCCATCGTCAAGTGGCGGTGATAGCAGCAGCTTTGATTAGTGAGACGCTGGCGCCGGCAAGCGGCAagaatctctttttttttttttggaaatgtGCCCCGCTGAGAGCCGTACGATGGTTACTTTGCGACTTTTGCGATTGTGAAACAAACAGGAAACAGGAACACAATGGACAACAATTGATTGTAAATGCCGATATCAGTTAAGTGTAGTGTTTTAGTatgttatttttcttccccccgtTTATCTCTTAGCCTAATTTGCATTCTGAACCGCTGGATATATATATTATTTCATCGTTTAATTCTGTATCCCCCGTTTCCCAATCACTAGTAACGTTCAATCCATTTTTTAAAGTGTTTAAGAGCAAGCAAAGATTTCGATCAGTTGGCACCTACAAAAGaggacaagaaaaaaaaactttgcgaCTGTCGACAACGATGAAACGAATTTATGATAAGCAATTATTGTTCCCTGCAATTATCATGCTTGAGTAAATTATGATAGCATTTCATTCGTGCATGATTTCTACGCTATTAGTGTGGGGCGCTGTGGAGGATATAGGAAGCACGGGAGCAGAGAGCCGTTGTTTAGAACTTATTTTTATACGATAGTGTTtgtgggggtggggggggggagacgGGGGAGGACAGGTGGTGAAGTGACGGGACGGAAGGAGTGTTCAACTTTTGTCCTATCGTCGTGTCGATGTTTCTTGGTAGAGCTGAATGCATGCAAGGCAGAGGAAGTGCCAGTGTTGCATTTGCGTTGCACACTAATATTTAAAGCAAGTGAGAAGAACGTGAAGCGAGTGAAGTGGACAATTTTACATCTTAAAGGACATCGATCTAACGATTGCAATGTCCTTCCCATGTGCTGGGAAGGATTTgcgttttgtttaattttatctagttgcaaacataaatatgctttccTGCCTTTGCAGGAGGAAGAGCACGAATTCTGCATTGTTTTATGTCTTCGTTTTATTTGCACTGAATTAATTGTTCAGCAAATTACAGGGTTGCTCAGTGCCAGTTCAGCATCGTACCACTATAGTCCTGATTATCAAACACAAACGTCTTCTCAAACGTCGGTAAACTGTTTGGTTTGGTATTATGGCTATCCGTTGGGCTTAATCAAACGTTTACAAATCGGTGCCAGATGCTTCTCAAACGGAAAGTAAAAAATCGCATCACCCATACCAAACATACGTTAGAaaattttttgctccgtcAGCCGTGTTCAACGGAAAGTAAAATTTTCTTccgttaaaattatttttggtTCGAtatcaaaggaaaaaaaataattttgaatattttaaattagttATCACAGCAACTGCTAATTTTTagctaattttttttaatttattttaattgagtAATCTACAGGAGCCAGTCAAAAGCAAGAGAGCTACAACAGCACAGTTCaaaacaaagttttttttttaatttaacaatTACAAAGTATGCCATTGCTTCGACTCACGAGCTGCCTGCTTCGAGTTGCATGCCCTTACCATCGAATGCGCGACATAACGACCGAATCACATGCCGTTACCATGGAATCATGGGCCGATTTACATGGATTTTTGAATGCTCCTGTATGAAGCATTTGATGTAATGAATAGCCCGGTTAGGCTGTCACCATTAGAAAACATTTTGCTGGCATTTTTATACGAATAAACGGCTAATAAAccataaatggcaagaaaatgtgTCGTACAATACCAACATCAAACAGTAGCGATAAACGAAGCGAGACTAGCTTTTCTAGCTAGAGTTTATTGGTGATCTATACATTAAACAGGCGGAAATGAACGTGTTCGGATGGCAAAGAAAACTTGGAAAAGTCTTGAAgcaatttgtttacatttttcttttacaatttGTGAATTTTTCGTTGAATTCTTGGAAATAGTTGGTACGTTCATTTTTGCTTTGACACAATATGTAAAACACgcgtaaaataatttaaaataatgctttcCATTGCGTTTAGTCGTTAAAATTATCCTGTTAAAATTATCCGTAAGTTCTTCGAGAGAAGAAGcgaatttgaaatgttataacATTCACAAATCCATGGATaccggcacgtgattccatagAAACGGCTTGCGATTCGACCATAGGGTCACTCTTTCGATGGTAATGGCTCGAAGCAGGCAGCTCGTgagtcgaagcaaacggtgagcgattcgaatgtaactgtaaacaggtgtaatACAAATTTTGCTTTCCGTTTGGTTAGATGCTTTCCGTCGGAAGGTTTTCCATTTGCATTTGACCATCAGGACTCTTATATGTCAACAGCATAAAACGTTTATCCAACGTTTATCAGTTGGGATTTTACGGAGTTTGAAAGTCTGTTTTTCGATGTTGAAAAGAGCTAACAAGGTTGTACGGCATATACGGTGTTGAATTAGCGTTTGATACTGTTGATACGTGATACTGTTACAATGTGGAACTCGTCTGGAAAACCCTGTAAGaggaatgttttgtgaatgTAATCATTCTTTCACCATTTTATCACCCCCCCGAgcgaatgtttttttccccccatctGCACACGTGCAAAGTTTTTGGAACCTTAAACTAGTGGAAaaggcacacatacacacacacatacacgtttGTGACACGACAGAGTATAACAAAAAGCAGCTGTGAGCAAACAGATtcagagaaagggagagagagagagagttaagAAAGATCGAGTatacatataaatatatacatacattATTATATATGTATATCGTCCACGGTTTTTTGCTAGATAATATTGTATTgaatagtttattttttatcccATATTTCCTTTTctaacaaaaccgaaaaccaACTTCCCCAACCCAACCTTCCCCCTTATCTTTTTTATCAATAGTGGTATGAAAATTGtagaaatgttttataaaaccACAGCCacacctaaacacacacacacacgcagaagaagaagatggtaAAGGCGAGGGCACGATAATGATGAAATGAGGCAACATATTTAGAATTGTGAACAAACGAGCCAGAAGTATGCAGAATGACTAGTAACACAGTAATATGGAGGTGtagtaaaagaaaaagcgaAATAGAGCGCAagacaagagagagagagagagagagagagagagagagacagggcGAACGGAGAAGAGAACACATACTAGGCGCAGTATACCGCAGTAGAGATACGTGtctaatatttttgtttaatctagttaaaattgtataaaaaaaaacttatatgGTGTAATGATGGTggtttgtgttggtttgtgttgcTGCatagctgtgtgtttgtgtgcgtttgggAGAAAGAAAGCTGTATTGTTTTTGGACTGGTTTTTCCCCCCCcgattttaacgatttttaCTGACCACTATTACCAccagttgtgtttttttaactttgGATTTTTGTATCAAGAAAAGGAAcagtgcgcgtgtgtgcgtgtgtgtgccattATTAGCGAAAAAGCAGGAAAGTGCTTAGGATAACCCCCAGCACAGCAAACGAGTTCCGGGGAAGAAAGTAAGAAAGTACGTTTCCAAACTCGCTCTCGCCGACGCGCCCAGATATTCATGTGCttatgtttcttctttttcgttttagaAAGTCAACCGGTCGAATTAAGCGAAATATGCGTAGCGAAAGAAGCAAGTTGTTTagcgttggttggttgtgtgtTAGGTGTAACGAATCGTCTGCCTTTCTGCCCTGCGAATGCGTTTGTATCTGAATAATTTGCCGGTCCGCTGGTCTTATCTTTTGAGCGCAACTGGCTGCTGTGTGCATCCTACAACCATTATGGGGTTAGTTCAGCCGCCCGGCGTGACACAGGAAGGCACTGTGCGACGGGAACCTTAATAGAACCGCGGGACCTCTCTCGTGGTGAAACTGCTACGGTGAGTGGTTGAtacgtttgctttgttttccactGCTCAGACCGACACAGcccacaaacaaaccacatgAACAGGACAAACACGGATGCTGTTAGTCGAATCGTAACAATCCTTAACAGCGCCCCGGCACTGACCCGATAGGCTATAGTAACGTAGGAAAAAAGGCGGGGATAGAACCAAATTTAAAAGCGCTTACCACCGCTTTGTGCCACACCTTTTAGGAGCTTTTGGTGATGATTACTAActggaaaatatttgtttgggAAACGGCTATTTCAAATTAAGGCACATTTTGCTTCTTTATTGTATGCGGTAAGACCAGGTTTAGAAGAAATAATTGTAGACAAAAaagacgcacacgcacacacacttaaaGCACACTGTACAGGTAGGCTACTAAAGTGTTTTGTAGAATTTCGATCCGTTTTTAAATGTGTTCCCACTCTTTGGTGTTTAGCATTTTGTTTAGATGTTGTCATGACTGTTTACAATCGTTATAGATGTGATTTTGTAGTTTATGAAATTTATGAAACTATTGTATGTACCAAGAGTTGATGTTGAACACGTACCATCACCGCTTGTGGGGTAGAATTATTTCGGCGCATTGATTGCAAACTCTcacccaaaagaaaaaaaaaagaaacgaaaaagatACATGCACAGAACAGGAACATTAATTATTGCATGCCTTTTCTcggtattttttgtttttatctcgTTGCATTCGATCTGTCGTTGTTGAAATCACTTTATAGGACACAACAATTTAttctcatctctctctctctctctctctctctctctctctctctttctctctttctctcttgcaGGAAACAGAAAGAAACAGAGAAATGATATTTGGAAATTCCCTGGAAGGTATACTTTATATGTCACATTTAAAGTAATCCTTTTTACAAGCATCAAACATCCGGCACCGCCGACCTGGAAGCAGATCTTCAACCCCCCTTTAGGGGATCTACAGTTCCGGGAGTGGTGCTGGCTCGGAGGTTAACATGTCtattgatcgatcgatcaatcgCACGATGAAATGCAATTtctctaacacacacacacacatacacggacACGTACCACACATGCTCACACAACCGACGTACACACAGGAACGACGGGTGCACACCGAAGGCAAAAAAGACTGCTTTTAGCTACGGTAAAGTAGCGTTAATCAGGGGGTTTTTTCGAAAGGGGAAGTAATAATTACACAATTTCGATACGGTCAATTTCGGTGCAATATATTACGTCTGGCATCAGTTATTATCTGCGGGGACGGGGACGAAGGCGAGCATACATAAGATTTATGGTTTTGGACAATCTTAACAACGTTTACAATAGTCTAGCAGTAGCATCCAGCGGTCGACGACCAGTACGACGACAGCAATTAGGCTTAATCAATAATTGACTTAGGCGACGAGTACAAGCcagtaaatttgtttttggattttgaaaaaatattttttcccatCTACTGTGCTGCGAACACAGTAATACGAAAGGGATATTGTACGTACAAATATCCAAATGTTTGGATTTGAttgtacagtgtgtgtgttgttgtgtttaatCATTTATTGTTAATGCAACAGTTACTATTTCTCCACCTTTTTGTGACAATTTGTTAAACGGTCTACATTCGGTGCGTACACGTACTGGTATACACTGCGTTATATCAATCAATTATTACAAATATTtgttcacacatacacacacacacgtttacACTTTCCTAACACTGTTACGAATGCTTTGAATTGGGTATCATCGATTTACAGTTGAGTTGTGGGTAATTTGGTGCGGGTATACAATGCAAGATAGGGATTTAAGACTAGTGCTATTAACCATTGCCAAAATGTAACAGTAGCATGCAGCAGAGGTGGTGTTCAACCATGGAAAGCAACCTATAATCaattcaacggaattatatccCCCGTGGGTAAGGTATGGTTAGATTAGTgagacaaaaagaaaacacacacacacacacaattcatGAAGGTGTGGTGCGGTGAATCCTGGTTTATATAAACACAGCACTCGTTCACTCGGATACGTACAACAACATTTCTAATAAAAACAACTATTGCTCATAAACGGTTGGCGTTGAATTTGTTTCTTTACAATGCGCTTCTGTGCGACTCTACATTCATGCAGTCGGTGTAGAGGCCTATAGATAATAACAGTAATAGAATTGATGTGTCTTAAGAAATAGACACACTTATTTAGTGAAACTAGTGAAGAAAAACCTCATCTGAAAGGTGTAATATCCGAATTTTGCTTTAGATTGCATTCGTTACACAAACGATCGTTTCGTTCTGCCGGCTTGGTTCCGCAATAGCTCCCAATGTAAATGTGAATGTGTTTACAGCACCGGATTCGTAGCTCCACAATCCCGATGACGTTTACGCATACTGTCAACACCGATCAAAACAAACTTTCTCGCGCATCTGGGGTGGAAGTTGCTGCAGTTTTGCATTTATTTCCTTCTGAAACTCCTATAATTTAGCCCTAAACTCATAACATATAACCATGATTACGTTGTGGTCACTGGTAGAAGCTTCGTTGCTTTTTCTGAACGCGGTTTGTGTATTGAGCGAGGAGCGATTTCTATCGAAATGTAAGTTAACCACCTGGCGGGCAGAGAGTGCGCTACAGGCG
It contains:
- the LOC118509391 gene encoding tyrosine-protein phosphatase non-receptor type 61F is translated as MSTANNSTTTTTTSGGNDGNNSGGGGGNGGSSGSSIEVEYNEIVSRRGWPMVFQDIRERSDIQARAKKFSTDESKKLDNRRLNRYRDVLPYDHSRVALKRGEGDYINANLVKMERAGRKYILCQGPLPLTVGHFWVMVWEHDSRAILMLNKLIEQTTVKCHQYWPAKIGEQHRLELTDVQLSVVHLKCVEYKNFCKRTFRLTDMETGKSREVIQFHYTTWPDFGIPSSPVAFLQFLKEVRDSGTLDRDVGPPIIHCSAGIGRSGTFCLVDCCLVLVDKEGEDRVSVQDVLLELRQYRMGLIQTPDQLYFSYQAIIEGMKRMNNSSFEEFEELSVVSSSSQQNSDQEDNEDTPPPLPPPRTHSLTSKPLPVIPTSESVHEEFLLGSSNGGDRDKVNNLVNLEKSKQFEMGDENHHHHNNHHHKRNDSGNNHHNNHHHHPYSNRPLPPIVRDSSLYKVNELDSDGGGGGGNDGDGSSGSDGSDSNAMSSEDELIEENDSDIGEAEDDEEDELKNRGAIGRDVPSDNSDNIKSSLLDESSSTTTGTTTTTTTSTSGGGTSTGISSSTSVSTSSSTTASAIGSNSSTLESKRGGVDSKSSEQQAFNANSSLPPLPNGALDDGDDPISSPERELSPNAELRRRKRIERMSAMEEKIREIKRKRKEVESKGSPKKRRKQKETEK